In the Cellvibrio sp. KY-GH-1 genome, CCTATGTATATAGGGGGCTCATTACGCTCACGGTTACCCATAATTCCCTCGAAAAATCATGCCACACACGAAGAACACTCGATGCTTGATAGCCTATGCGGAATTAGCATTCGTAATGCGCCATTACCTTTTCGATTTGGCCGTCAGAATTAAAGTGAAGCACCTCACATAATGAGTTGTTGTTGGCACCTGTCATATGAAGAACGATGGTATTTACACAAACATAAATGCCCATAAGGGAAAAATGCAGGTCCGGATATTTTTTTATTCCGGCGCCAAAATAATCTCTAACAGCGGCTTTACCATTAACGCTTGGTGTGCCAGTTATCTTTTCTGCTAGTGGGGACGCAAGAACAATAGACTCGGAATATAAGCTCATAATTTTTTCAAGATCATGGGTATTCCAAACAGAAACATGATGCTCGGCAATTTCCTTTGCTTCTTGCTTCGAAATAAACTTCACGGTTTCTTCTCCTTAAAAATTAAAGAATTTAACGCCAATGAATTATTATTTTTTTGGCTTTAAGTGTTTAGTTAGCAGCAAAAACGTAAATATTTATTAGATCTTGACACATAAAACATAAAAGTAAACAAATTTAGGTGTCAATGACTTGCTATTTTTATGTTTCAAAATAAACAGTGTTGCAATTAAAACAAATTTATATTAGCGTAAAAAGTAACAGTGTTATTGCCTTCATGTTTATAAAAAATAAAGATATTCCGGGTTAGCTTTCAAATTAAAAATTCTTGAAATCCACAATGGCTGATCAGATTTTTTTCAGCAAAACAAATTACTGCATAAGGAAAATACATGAGCAATTTAAATAACAAGCGCGACCGATAGCAGTGACATTCCAGGTGGCAAGCCACGTAATAAAATTTCAAATAGTAGTATTTGGATGTTGATTGCTTGCTTGGAAAGTTTTGATTCTTGATAGAGTTTTTTCCCTATTTTACAAGCGTGAGGCGCTAATCACTGATTAGCGCTCTGGGATAACTTTTGCTTGAATAATTTCGCGGTTAGCGCATGTGGCTTTGGACCTATGGTTTGCGGAGATTAGAGAGTGGCTAATGCAATAGAGTCAACATTAATAGACCTGTGGTGTAAATTTTTGAAGCTGGACATCTCCCAGGCAAGTCCAGAGACGACGTTTTTTGAATATGGGGGAAGCTCACTTAGTGGAATTGAATTTTCCAGGCAACTGTCGGAAAAACTGGGGTTGATGCTACCGTTAACCTGTGTTTTGCAACACAGCACATTATCATCCCTGCAGAATTACCTTTCAGAAAAGCTTCGGGCATCTGAATCCAACGTGGAATCCAATTCGGCTTTATTAATAGGAACATCACCATTAATAGGAGCATCATCGTCAGATTCCGCACTGGC is a window encoding:
- a CDS encoding nuclear transport factor 2 family protein, coding for MKFISKQEAKEIAEHHVSVWNTHDLEKIMSLYSESIVLASPLAEKITGTPSVNGKAAVRDYFGAGIKKYPDLHFSLMGIYVCVNTIVLHMTGANNNSLCEVLHFNSDGQIEKVMAHYEC